One Perognathus longimembris pacificus isolate PPM17 chromosome 2, ASM2315922v1, whole genome shotgun sequence DNA segment encodes these proteins:
- the Bbip1 gene encoding BBSome-interacting protein 1, producing MAEVKSMFREVLPKQGQLSVEDVTTMVLCKPRILPLKSLTLEKLEKMQQAAQDTIRKQEMAEKEQQITH from the exons ATGGCGGAAGTGAAGTCAATGTTCCGAGAAGTTCTTCCAAAACAAG GGCAGTTGTCTGTAGAAGATGTAACCACTATGGTGCTGTGTAAACCCAGAATTTTACCCTTGAAATCTCTGACTctggaaaaactggaaaaaatgcAGCAAGCAGCACAAGATACAATTCGCAAACAAGAAATGGCAGAAAAGGAACAGCAAATAACCCACTGA